TCGGTGGCCCGGAAGTGCGAGAAGTTCGGGTTGGGGTAGCCCACGCTTTGCACCACGCCCACCTGGCCGTTCTGGTAGAGGTTGTGCAGCGCCGCCATGGCCGGGTGAATGCCCGTGGCCGCCGTGAGCGGCAACACGGCGTTCTGGGGCAGGGCAATAGTGGGCCGCGCCGCCATCAGGGCCGGGTACTGGTCGAGGGGGATAATCATGTTCAGGCCATCGTTGCCGCCCTGCAGCTGAATGATAACCAATACCTTGTCCGACTGCGTGGTGGCGTTCGTGAGCGCGGCCAGCGCGGGCGAGTACCCGTAGGCGCCGATGGGCAGCCCGCTCAGCAGCGCGGCTCCCGCCGTGGCCGCCGCCGTAGTGTGTAGAAATTCGCGACGTTTCATAATTGAGCTGTTGGCTGTGAGCTACTGCTGTTAGCGTCCGTTCGTACCGCCGGCTTCAGCCCAAGGGGCACGGCCCGAGCCACCGATGACTAACCGCTTTACATTAAGACAAATGGTACTCGGCCAGCCCCATCAGGGCGCGCAGCATGGCCTGCAGCTTGGTGGCCACCGCCGCTTTTTTGGCCGTGTTGGTGGGCGCGGCCAGAAATTGCTGCCACTCCACGGTCCACTCAAAGTCGGGCAGGCCCGGCAGCAGCGCCGATTTTAAGAAGGCCACTTGGTTGGCCGTAAGCGGAATGGGCACCATCAGCGCCACAAACTCGGCAATGAGCAGGTTGCAGTCCGACGCCGTGGTGGCCGGAAACGACTGCACCAGCGCCACCGGGTCAATCACGATTTTGGTGCTGTTGCGCGTGTAGCCGCCAGCAATAAACAGGTCCGTTACCTGGTTGCGGCGCGGCAGGGTCACGGCGTTTATCCACAGCTCGTGGTACTGCGGCGTCTGGTAGTAGGCAGCCCAGCCCGCCACGTTCGGCGGGTCGCCGAGGGTTTGCTGCTGCAGGCTGACCACCCCGTTGAGGTAGTTCCACATCCCGTATTGGGCCACCACGTTGGTAGCGGGCGGAAACGCCACCTGCATCTGCCGGCACAGGCCCACCGAGAAATCCAGGGGGCTTTTGATAAGGCACCCTTGGTTGGCCGCGTCAAAGAAATGCTCGGAGCTGAGCAGGGTCCGCAGCACCGGCGCCACCTCAAAGTTGCTTTGCACCAGCAGCGTCGCCAACGGCTGAATGATGTTCGCTTCGGTTTGCGCATCAATCACATAATACACAAACCAGCGGTACAGCTTGCGCACCACGAAGCGCGCCGTTTCGGCCTGCTGAAAAATGAGGTTGATGAGGTCCTGGTACTCGGCCGCGCCATTGGCCGCGATGCGGGCGTTGCCAAACGCGGCCGAAAAGACCTTGGTGGTGGCGTCGTGCCGGCTGGCCGTGAAGTAGCTGCCCACCGGCGTACTCTGGTCGCGCCAGCCGGTGAGCACGCGGGCGGCGGCTTGCACATCGGCCTCGGTGTAGTTGGTGTAGTTGCCCGGCCCAATGAGCGGGCCCTTGCCCACGGTGAAGAGCTCCAGCAGCTCGCGGCCGTAGTTCTCATTGGGGTTGCCGGCCGTGCTCTGGTTGCCGTTGAGGTAGCGCAGCATGGCGGGCGTCACGGTCACATCCTTGGCCAGCTGCTTCACATTACCCAACGCGTGCTGGCGCAGCAGCCGGCAGTACTCATAGCCCATGCGGGCATCGTTGATAGTACCCAGCGCGATTACAAAGTGATTGTGCCAGAACAGCGTCATCTTCTCGGCCAGCGACGTGCCCTGGCCCAGCACCTGCCCCAGCCACCAGTCGCGCAGCGACGCCCGGCGGACGCCCTCAATGTTCTGGTCGAACGCCTGCGCGGTCCAGGTCTGGCCGATGGGTACGCTGGTGTCGGTGGCCGAAACGTTCAGGGGCGGCGCCGGCGCGCCCGGGGCCGTGAGCAGCCCGTTGAGCACGGCCGTGAGGCTGGAGCCGGCCGCCGCCAGTATCTCGGGGCGAGTGGGGCCAAACAGGCAGCGGCGCAGCAGGTGGGCGGCCTGGGCATAGCCCCACGGCCCGGCGTAAGCCGTGAGCGCGCTCGTGCTCCGCGCCAGTCCGGTGGGCAGCGCTTTGTTGGCGTAGCGACTGATGGTTTCGGGTGGCCCGGTTTCGGCGGGCAGAATGGCCGCCGCGCCCAGTTGTGCGGCCCTGGCCCCGGCCGAAGAGCGAATCGCAGCAGTGTTTCGTTGAAGGAAAAGTCTACGGTTCATAAACAAGCACGACAAAAGACCCTAAGCAGCTCTAAATATACTTAAATCCAAGCATCATCCGCACTATGTTTCAGTTCCTTAGCAAGGACCTTGGACTTCGACTGGGGTTTAATGCACGCCTGAAAGTTTTTGCCGCACGCTGCCGGGTGCCGGGCAAGAAAAAAGCGCCCGGCCGCAGGGGCCGGGCGCTTTGCCTGGTTCTATTGAGCTACGGGGCTTAGTCGGCCGTCTCGTTGGCCTCTTCGGCGGCGCGCACGCGGCCGGCGGCGTAGAAATTACGGTGGTAGTAGGGCTGGTTCAAGGAGCTCACCATCACGCCGCCGTTGCAGGCAGAATGCGCAAACTTGCCGTCTTTCAAGTAGATGCCTACGTGGTAGATGGGTCCGCTGCCCCGGCGAAAAAACACCAGGTCGCCGGTTTTCATCTCGCTTTTGGCCACGTGCTTGGTGGTCGTGAACATGGAGCGCGACGAGCGCTGCAGCGTCACGCCGTACACCTCGCGAAACACGCGGGTCACAAAGCCCGAGCAATCGGTGCCGCGGCGCGTGTTGTTGCCGTAGCGGTAGGGCGTCCCTATCCAGTCGGTCACGGTGCGCAGCAGGTCCTTGTTTTCGTCGAAGGCCAGGCGCAGGCCCAGGGTCTGCGCATAGTAGTGGTAGGCCAGCGAGTCGCGCGAGGCGGCCAACTCGGCGGCCGTGGCGGGCTTGGTAGCGGGCGTATTGGCCGGCGCAGCAGCTGGCTCGGAAACTTCCGAAACCCGCTCGTTCATCGTCAGGGCCGGAAACAGCGATGCTTCGGCTACGGCTGGTGCCGCAGTGGCACGAACCGTAATCGAAGCATCGGGGGCGCGTTCGAAGAAGAAGGAGAGAGCTAGCGAGCCAGCGGCGAGGCAATACAGAATGCTATTTTTCATTGTCCGTCGTTAGGGGTTGGGCAAAAATTCCGGGTTCCTGTTCAGGGGAGGAAAAGCCGGGCTAAGGGGTTTCTTAGGCGATAGGCAAGGCTGGGGGTAGCCGAGTGATAAGTGAGAGAAAAGACTTGGTATCTGGTAATTCATATTTCTTATGAATTCCGACGTTGGGTAAAGCTAGCCCTAACTTCTGGTAAACTCAGCATTTTTGCGCGGAAAAAACCAAATATTCTTCTTTAAAACCAATTTAATCATAGTAAAATAGCTTATTCTATGACAACCGTATTGCCCCTACCCTCGTATCAGCCTGCCCGCAATATTTCTGTACCTTGCCCCCATGCAGCCCATCCGAACCTGGACTAACTCCCCCCTTGCCCGGATTGCCCGCGCCGTGCTGCGCAGCCAGCGCGTGGCCATGGTCATTGGCCAGACGGTGCACCTGAGCGGCGCCAACCGCGAGCAGTTCCTCGCCGACGCCGAATGGGTTGCCCACGAGCTGGTGCACGTGCGCCAATACCGGGAACATGGCCTGGTGCGCTTTCTTTGGAAATACCTGGTCGAGTCGGCCCGCGTGGGCTACTACCACAACAAGTACGAGGTGGAAGCCCGCGAAGAAGCCCGGCGCGTGGTGCTGGCCGACCCACTCCATACCCTACGCCCGCTGCCCAAGCATTCGCAGCCCAGGCCCGCCCAGAGCTAGCCCAGTGCCCTGCCCCGCAAACGGCCCGCCTCCCTACCGAGGCGGGCCGTTTGCTTATAGCACCCGAAATTTCAGAGCCCTTATACAGCCCCGGAAGTGGCGGCAGGAAGCTGCTCGCCGCGGCCCTACGCCGGCCCAACATAGCCGCCCGCGCGGGCCAACGGGGCTATGGAGACAAGGGCGTTAAGCCCAAGAAGCAACGAGCTTCCGCCTGCAAAGCAGCCAAGTATAGAATTATGGTTAAGTTTTAAATTATTGAGTACTAGTGCAACATAAGCCAGAAAACTTACGAATAAAAGCCCGCGCCGCCCTTCTGCGGCGCACCCATTTTCTCCTTCCTTTTCACCTATTATTTAGTTACTTTCACTATGGATAACCAACAAAACCAATCGGGCTCCCCCATGCCTGGTGACGACGTTCGAAACCAAAACGCAGGTAATACGACAGGTAGCGCAGGCGCCGATGCTACCGGAACCGGCGCCAGCGGTTCGCGCAAATCGAGTTCGGCCCGCGGCGCCTCGGCCCAAGGCAGCACGGGCGGTCAGGCCGGCGACCAGCGCAACCAAGAAAGCGGTGCCCAGGGCGAAGGCCAGCAGGGCGATAAAATGCTCAACTCGGTGCTGGAAAGCGGCAAAAAATGGATTGAGGATTCGGGCGTGCTCAACAGCGTGAACCAGCTTCCTCAGAGCGTAAAAGAATGGGGCTCGCGGGCCGCCACCCGCGTCGGCGACCTGACCACGACCCAGAAAATTGTGGGCGGGGCCCTGCTGGCCGTGGGCCTTGGGTACTTGGCCACGCGCAAAGGCAAATCCGGCACCTCGGAATCGCGCTACGACCGCCAGAGC
This region of Hymenobacter sedentarius genomic DNA includes:
- a CDS encoding DUF1800 domain-containing protein; translation: MNRRLFLQRNTAAIRSSAGARAAQLGAAAILPAETGPPETISRYANKALPTGLARSTSALTAYAGPWGYAQAAHLLRRCLFGPTRPEILAAAGSSLTAVLNGLLTAPGAPAPPLNVSATDTSVPIGQTWTAQAFDQNIEGVRRASLRDWWLGQVLGQGTSLAEKMTLFWHNHFVIALGTINDARMGYEYCRLLRQHALGNVKQLAKDVTVTPAMLRYLNGNQSTAGNPNENYGRELLELFTVGKGPLIGPGNYTNYTEADVQAAARVLTGWRDQSTPVGSYFTASRHDATTKVFSAAFGNARIAANGAAEYQDLINLIFQQAETARFVVRKLYRWFVYYVIDAQTEANIIQPLATLLVQSNFEVAPVLRTLLSSEHFFDAANQGCLIKSPLDFSVGLCRQMQVAFPPATNVVAQYGMWNYLNGVVSLQQQTLGDPPNVAGWAAYYQTPQYHELWINAVTLPRRNQVTDLFIAGGYTRNSTKIVIDPVALVQSFPATTASDCNLLIAEFVALMVPIPLTANQVAFLKSALLPGLPDFEWTVEWQQFLAAPTNTAKKAAVATKLQAMLRALMGLAEYHLS
- a CDS encoding C40 family peptidase — its product is MKNSILYCLAAGSLALSFFFERAPDASITVRATAAPAVAEASLFPALTMNERVSEVSEPAAAPANTPATKPATAAELAASRDSLAYHYYAQTLGLRLAFDENKDLLRTVTDWIGTPYRYGNNTRRGTDCSGFVTRVFREVYGVTLQRSSRSMFTTTKHVAKSEMKTGDLVFFRRGSGPIYHVGIYLKDGKFAHSACNGGVMVSSLNQPYYHRNFYAAGRVRAAEEANETAD
- a CDS encoding eCIS core domain-containing protein yields the protein MQPIRTWTNSPLARIARAVLRSQRVAMVIGQTVHLSGANREQFLADAEWVAHELVHVRQYREHGLVRFLWKYLVESARVGYYHNKYEVEAREEARRVVLADPLHTLRPLPKHSQPRPAQS